One Campylobacter sputorum subsp. sputorum DNA segment encodes these proteins:
- the modA gene encoding molybdate ABC transporter substrate-binding protein: protein MKKLILLVLSACVLFGAEIRVAAAANIGYVFEELKKEFLKTRPNDKVEVTLGSSGKLNAQIKAGADYAIFMAANMDFADDLYKNGFSKNAPEIYTRGVLMMFSKEKRDLNKGLEILKDNGIEKISVANTKTAPYGIASKQAFEKAGIYADIEKKLVYAGNISGVMPHVISGAADIGFIPKSALIGKDEYKKGENFVEVDRALYTPLDQGMILLKNYENNALAKDFYAFLKSQKAKEIFATYGYE from the coding sequence ATGAAAAAGTTAATATTGTTAGTATTGAGTGCTTGTGTGCTTTTTGGTGCTGAGATTCGTGTGGCTGCTGCTGCAAATATAGGCTATGTTTTTGAAGAACTTAAAAAAGAATTTCTAAAAACTAGACCAAATGATAAAGTTGAGGTTACGCTTGGAAGTAGTGGAAAACTTAATGCACAAATTAAAGCAGGAGCGGATTATGCGATTTTTATGGCAGCAAATATGGATTTTGCTGATGACTTATATAAAAATGGATTTAGTAAAAACGCCCCTGAAATTTATACTCGTGGCGTTTTGATGATGTTTAGTAAAGAAAAAAGAGATTTAAATAAAGGCTTAGAAATTTTAAAAGATAATGGCATTGAGAAAATTTCAGTTGCAAACACAAAAACCGCCCCTTATGGCATAGCTTCAAAACAGGCTTTTGAAAAAGCTGGAATTTATGCTGATATTGAGAAAAAATTAGTTTATGCAGGAAATATATCAGGTGTTATGCCTCATGTAATAAGCGGTGCAGCAGATATCGGATTTATACCAAAATCAGCCTTAATTGGCAAAGATGAGTATAAAAAAGGTGAAAATTTTGTAGAAGTTGATAGAGCGTTATATACCCCGCTTGATCAAGGAATGATTTTGCTAAAAAATTATGAAAATAATGCATTAGCAAAAGACTTTTATGCATTTTTGAAAAGCCAAAAAGCAAAAGAAATTTTTGCAACTTATGGTTACGAATAG
- a CDS encoding TOBE domain-containing protein, producing the protein MELVSNFIIKSGSNDFVLQKRINLLKEIDKTGSILQAAKNIPMSYKAAWDTIDLMNNLSEKPLIERKSGGKNGGGSFLSEYGKTLIKTYENIVDIQKRFLEQISKNVDFDSGNIINLERLTMQISARNVFSGKVESIKNGSINSDVLVCLNGGAKISSTITTTSAQNLGLEVKKDVKVIIKSSSVMIANSEDIAISARNIIKGEIVNVVKDEISSETQLDIGGGQILTAIITQNSAQKLELKEGKVVYGVIKSSEVMIGL; encoded by the coding sequence AAAAGCGCATAAATCTTTTAAAAGAAATAGATAAAACAGGATCTATTTTGCAAGCTGCTAAAAATATACCAATGAGTTATAAAGCGGCTTGGGATACTATTGATTTGATGAATAACTTATCAGAAAAACCACTTATAGAGCGTAAATCTGGTGGAAAAAATGGTGGAGGAAGTTTTTTGAGTGAATATGGAAAAACACTCATAAAAACATATGAAAATATAGTAGATATACAAAAAAGATTTTTAGAACAAATTTCGAAAAATGTTGATTTTGATAGTGGAAATATAATAAATTTAGAAAGATTAACAATGCAAATAAGTGCTAGAAATGTTTTTAGCGGTAAAGTTGAAAGCATAAAAAATGGGAGCATAAACTCAGATGTGTTAGTTTGTTTAAATGGCGGAGCAAAGATTTCGTCAACTATAACAACTACTTCTGCTCAAAATCTTGGGCTTGAGGTTAAAAAAGATGTCAAAGTTATAATAAAATCAAGTTCAGTTATGATAGCAAATAGCGAAGATATCGCAATAAGTGCTAGAAATATCATAAAAGGCGAGATTGTAAATGTTGTAAAAGATGAAATAAGCTCAGAAACTCAGCTTGATATAGGTGGCGGACAAATTTTAACAGCTATTATCACGCAAAACTCGGCTCAAAAACTTGAACTAAAAGAGGGAAAAGTAGTTTATGGCGTGATAAAATCAAGTGAAGTTATGATAGGATTATAA